The nucleotide window TTCTGTACAGCTTCCTGTTCCAATACCAGTCCTTTTTCTTCTGCTTTTGCTTTTATAGCATTATAAACATAATCCTGTACCATTCCTTTGTATTCAGCTTCTATCTCCTTAACCAGCCTCATGATTGATTCGGCTTCCGAAGCGTAGAAATACTGTACTTCATAAAAACCGGAACCACTCATTTGAAATACAAGCTGGTAATCGGATATTACTGTTTCAAAGACATTCCCCTCACCACTGATCGGTGCATTATACAGCTTTGTCAATGTATTCCTGATCAGCGCTGCACTCTTCATATTTGTATCCACAGAGAAGACCGATTTTTTCTCAACTGATTGGTTCCACATGGCTTCCCCTAATGTAATCAGGGGTCTTATATCATATCTTACACTCATGAAAAATAAATTTTAGAATTCTATACTGCGACCACCTCTTGAAGCCTCTTCATCCGGCTTTTTAGGATCGTTGTTCACAGATTGATTATTGGGTACTTTATGACTAACAGAAGTAGCAGATACCGCCCGGACATTAGCCCATTCCCTGATAGCGCGGATCTTTTCCGACTGTGTGACAACCAGTGGAACGGTGTTTTCAATAGCAGTAATAAAATCCCCCATAGCAATAGACCTGTTTTCAGAGAATGCCTCAAACAAGCCACTAATCACTACCTGCTCTATTTCTGCTCCTGTAAACCCTTCGGTTCTTTCTACCAATGGATCAATAAAACTGTCATCCAGTTTCTGATTGCCTATTACATCCGGGTGATTCAATCGTTTTTTCAGGTGTATATCGATAATGATCTTCCTTTCTGCTCTGGTAGGAAGATCGACAAAAAATATTTCGTCGAAACGACCTTTACGCATCAGTTCCGGTGGCAGAAAATCTATATTGTTGGCAGTAGCCACTACAAATACAAACTTTTCTTTCTCCTGCATCCAGGTCAGGAAAGTTCCGAATAAACGGGTAGCGGTACCACTGTCTCCCGATGAGCCTACTCCTGAAAACGCTTTCTCAATTTCATCTATCCAGAGCACACAGGGGGCCATAGATTCTGCCGTTTGAATAACCGTGCGCATATTGCGCTCACTACTTCCTACAAGACCGCTGAACACAGCGCCCATGTCCAATCTTAACAAGGGTACGTTCCAGGAAGTGCTCACCGTTTTTGCCGTTAAGCTTTTACCACAACCGGGCAAACCAGTGATCAGGACACCGCGAGGGGCAGGAATATTATATTTTCTTGCCTGTTCAGACCAGCTGTCAGACCGCTTTTCCAGCCATTTTTTAAGATTTTCCAATCCACCTATATCCTCCATCTTCAGCTTAGGCATACTGAACTCCAGCAGGCCGTTACGATGGATGATTTGTTTCTTTTCTTCCGCTATTGTGCTGATATCATTAATGTTCAAAACCCCGTCGTTAACCATCGACAAGGCAAAAGCATTTTCGGCT belongs to Chitinophaga sp. HK235 and includes:
- a CDS encoding AAA family ATPase; amino-acid sequence: MPVTDFTKELAALIKARFPIIYVVTWEEKRFVDTVKAMLQDTSLFNKPRSVWEWTVVDGYVRNNRIEKGDVKTPMRALEFADELEEDGVLILKDMYAQLANPNCEQNIIRKLKDLVWRIKEGNWLKTVIITGHDKFIPDALQKEILIKEFSLPTADEIQRVLLNLVEQNKQNQRLRFDLNSNNAVARLCEAACGLTLNEAENAFALSMVNDGVLNINDISTIAEEKKQIIHRNGLLEFSMPKLKMEDIGGLENLKKWLEKRSDSWSEQARKYNIPAPRGVLITGLPGCGKSLTAKTVSTSWNVPLLRLDMGAVFSGLVGSSERNMRTVIQTAESMAPCVLWIDEIEKAFSGVGSSGDSGTATRLFGTFLTWMQEKEKFVFVVATANNIDFLPPELMRKGRFDEIFFVDLPTRAERKIIIDIHLKKRLNHPDVIGNQKLDDSFIDPLVERTEGFTGAEIEQVVISGLFEAFSENRSIAMGDFITAIENTVPLVVTQSEKIRAIREWANVRAVSATSVSHKVPNNQSVNNDPKKPDEEASRGGRSIEF